A region from the Acinonyx jubatus isolate Ajub_Pintada_27869175 chromosome C2, VMU_Ajub_asm_v1.0, whole genome shotgun sequence genome encodes:
- the ARGFX gene encoding LOW QUALITY PROTEIN: arginine-fifty homeobox (The sequence of the model RefSeq protein was modified relative to this genomic sequence to represent the inferred CDS: inserted 1 base in 1 codon; deleted 2 bases in 2 codons; substituted 6 bases at 6 genomic stop codons) — protein sequence MEILAPNSAFYETSQVKRTWTVNTFLQCGKGGRLGYSLSLCWPGNQQFKLRKQQQQLLKQPNQTLPSKNVHISTTKSISLHYFSPAVSDFCSSFPHQPLGPFNWAWDSHHXDIQIXNPXLEKLVASVSALYSDTYDIAXIMKVYSFPDEGETSCYSFHCLXKYPSPTRYQLEEKSSSLHICAGPAVGLSPGQIRSSMTSWGFXSLRDCLEFXNNSNMVEFGFL from the exons ATGGAAATCCTGGCTCCCAACTCAGCCTTCTATGAGACCTCCCAGGTGAAAAGAACCTGGACAGTGAATACATTTTTACAGTGTGGCAAAGGTGGACGTCTAGGCTATTCACTCAGCCTTTGCTGGCCAGG GAACCAACAATTCAAATtgaggaagcagcagcagcaactacTAAAGCAACCAAACCAGACCCTGCCATCCAAGAATGTGCACATCTCAACCACAAAGTCAATcagtcttcattatttttct cctgcagTTTCAGATTTCTGTAGCTCCTTTCCACATCAGCCCTTAGGCCCTTTCAACTGGGCATGGGACTCTCATCACTGAGATATCCAAATATAAAATCCTTAGTTGGAGAAGCTAGTGGCCTCAGTGTCT GCTTTGTACTCTGATACCTATGACATAGCCTAAATCATGAAAGTGTACAGTTTTCCTGATGAGGGTGAGACATCCTGCTATTCTTTTCATTGTCTGTAGAAGTATCCCTCACCAACAAGATACCAGCTAGAAGAAAAGAGTTCCTCTCTCCACATCTGTGCTGGTCCAGCTGTAGGTCTATCTCCTGGACAAATCAGGTCGAGTATGACAAGCTGGGGCT GCAGTCTAAGAGATTGCCTGGAATTCTAGAATAACTCCAATATGGTGGAGTTTGGATTTCTCTGA